One genomic segment of Chiloscyllium plagiosum isolate BGI_BamShark_2017 chromosome 10, ASM401019v2, whole genome shotgun sequence includes these proteins:
- the LOC122553788 gene encoding serine/arginine-rich splicing factor 4-like isoform X2 gives MRQAGEVTFVDAHRNKNEGVVEFATSSDMRNALNKLEGKEINGRKIRLIEDRKRRTRSRSHNRSSSRSRSRSPSSKQSKSESRSRSRSRGKSHSASRSPVRKDQPVMNNQAHSRSKSSGLTNQSRSRSRSVESAD, from the exons ATGAGGCAGGCTGGAGAAGTTACATTTGTAGATGcacacagaaacaaaaatgaagg GGTGGTTGAGTTTGCCACATCTAGTGACATGAGAAATGCTCTCAACAAGCTGGAAGGTAAAGAGATAAATGGTCGAAAAATAAGATTAATTGAAGATCGGAAACGCAG GACCAGAAGCAGATCTCACAATAGAAGTTCCTCAAGATCTCGCAGTCGGTCACCATCATCTAAGCAGTCAAAATCAGAAAGTAGATCCAGAAGCAGGAGTCGTGGTAAATCCCATTCTGCAAGCAGATCACCTGTTAGAAAAGATCAACCAGTGATGAATAACCAGGCTCATTCAAGATCAAAATCTTCTGGATTGACAAACCAATCAAGATCCAGATCACGTTCTGTTG
- the LOC122553788 gene encoding serine/arginine-rich splicing factor 5-like isoform X1, translating into MVCVDISMASIHSLRDQTTGRVHFSTDLKDLMRQAGEVTFVDAHRNKNEGVVEFATSSDMRNALNKLEGKEINGRKIRLIEDRKRRTRSRSHNRSSSRSRSRSPSSKQSKSESRSRSRSRGKSHSASRSPVRKDQPVMNNQAHSRSKSSGLTNQSRSRSRSVESAD; encoded by the exons ATGGTCTGTGTAGACATCTCCATGGCCAGCATCCATTCACTTCGTGATCAGACAACTGGACGTGTGCACTTTAGTACG GATTTGAAGGACTTAATGAGGCAGGCTGGAGAAGTTACATTTGTAGATGcacacagaaacaaaaatgaagg GGTGGTTGAGTTTGCCACATCTAGTGACATGAGAAATGCTCTCAACAAGCTGGAAGGTAAAGAGATAAATGGTCGAAAAATAAGATTAATTGAAGATCGGAAACGCAG GACCAGAAGCAGATCTCACAATAGAAGTTCCTCAAGATCTCGCAGTCGGTCACCATCATCTAAGCAGTCAAAATCAGAAAGTAGATCCAGAAGCAGGAGTCGTGGTAAATCCCATTCTGCAAGCAGATCACCTGTTAGAAAAGATCAACCAGTGATGAATAACCAGGCTCATTCAAGATCAAAATCTTCTGGATTGACAAACCAATCAAGATCCAGATCACGTTCTGTTG